The window ACGTATCAACGCAATCAGcacctatatatacatatatatatatcaacacaTAACACGAATCTTTAAAAGAACTTCAAACGCCGATACCTGACGCAAAAGGTACAAGTGATAAAGCCTAACCTCTGAAGAATATTACCGAGTCTTGACACGTGACTTCCTGTACCGGTGATCGTCTCCCGCAATGCTTTCTGGACCGTgtagttttttctttaacagaCGCTGAAACGAAGCCTTGAACTACATtcacttttcattatttctaGAGATTTGTATTCGCTAAAAAACATGTTCGATTGggtttattaattacatatgcGTACTAGAGACGCAAATGAAAACCAACCCTTGATGCTCACCAACAATCACAAACGATTTTGATTGGCCAACCCTTGAACTTCGCTGAGAAAAGTAACAAGTATCACATGATATCACTTACGCTTTCACGCAAGAACATTTATAACAAGTAAATAAGTATAAATTGGCGGCTTATAAGTGTGTTTTGCTTTATTCTGTAGCAATATAACAAAATGCAGATTATTAagaatgaatggaaaaagaatAGAAATATCTATGAAAACTGACGGCCCCATTATACCGAGATGCGACGCGAACTCCGTTACCCACAATGCTTTGCCGCGAGGACGCGCGATTGTAAACAATGCTAGAAAGCTAAGGGAGAAAATAAAGTTTACGGAGGTTTAGCTGTGTTACTAACGCGTCACGCTCGATATTTCGTTTTACTACCGAACGCATTGTTCGTTCACAGGGTTTGGTTTATTAAACGAACGTTTTTATTTAGTCAACGGTCTATTTGTGCGTGAATTAGCAACGTCTGCGTTCATCCGACCCGGTCTGCagctggaaaaatgttttattgtcgTGGTGATTAATAAAGGTCAGACTCATTTGCGTGTCCATGGGGAAACGGAAAGACATGATTCACCCCAGATTTCTCGCTGGTAAGACTCGTTTATAAAGAAGAGAGCGTTAAAAGCGAGCTACCCTTCAGCCACGTGTCTTTTTGAGCAGTCTTGTTTAGCATGACTCTTCTTTCTAATCAAGTATGCTCTTGTTGGTGTTTTTCCTGTAGCCAGCGGCGACGATTACGGCGTGCACaagaagaaacacaaaaagcacaAGAAGCACAAGAAGAAGCACCATCGCGATGATGGCCACAGTTTCTCCTCCGAGGCGCTGGAGTCAGACTCCGGGATGATGCTCCTGAAACCTCCTCAGCTCAAGCTCAAGATCAAACTGGGAGGACAAACTCTGGGCACCAAGAGGTCAGCAAGAGGACTTGCTAAACAAGAGCTTTTTTTATTGATCTTCTCGTAAATGATGGTAAAAGTTGCATTAGAGTTCACCGAGAAGAAGAACAATACATTTGTTCAGTTCTAGGGCCTTTGATTAGTAAACTTAACCTAAATCAAAACATGCAATGGGGcggattttaatgaaaattttaaaCATCTCTGTGTGGATGGAAAACATGATCCGTTTCTATACGCTATCCACTAAATTCACACTGTAACgaaacaatgtaatataatataataacctGAAGAAATCTGATCCTGCAGGGCAAAAGGGAATGCGTGTTTGTTCGTGTGTGCATTAAACCAGCAGCTCATCCAAGAAATaacaaatatactaaaatgcataaggatatattatataacaaaagtaatttttggAGCCAAATTGGCAAATGCATGATTATTTTGAGGTCACATAAAGATCTGGGCCTGTGTTTAATAACACAATGATTAAAATTGCATGATTTATCACAGCTGTAAAGCGCTTGAATATAACCCTGAACGCTCCGTTCCAGCGTGCCCACCTTCACGGTGATCCCGGACTCCCTGCGCTCGGTGTCGCCCCTCAACGTGGAGAGCGACGACGACGAGGAGGACGACAACAACGACGACGACGAAGAGGACTCCGACGACGACGCGCCGTCCGAGGGGGTTCCCATAGAGCAGTACAGAGCCTGGCTGGGTGACTCCACCGCTTCAAATGGCGCTCGCGTTATTTTCCGCTCGCCGGCGTTAACGCGCGCGTTTCTGTTGGTATTGCCAGATGAAGACAGCAACCTGGACCCGTCTCCGGTGCCGGACGTGGACGCGGACTCGCTGCTGGGCGGCCCGATGGATGAGGAGGAGCGATGGCTGGACGCGCTGGAGAAGGGAGAGCTGGACGACAACGGAGAGCTGAAGAAAGAGATCGACGAGTCTCTGCTCACAGCCAGACAGGTGCcggataaaacacacacacccaaacgtaataaattacattttaaaaaatactcgCACAGAAAACAGTTCCAACAAAttccaataatatttcacaattttacagcatttattgtatttatttatcaaacaaACGCACCCTTGGTAAGCGAGCGAGAGATGAGCGGTACTCAGTCAGGCAAAATTGAAAGAGGGTAGTTGCTGATTTCCTGAAGCGTTTCTCCTCGGTCTGAACAGAAAGCGCTTCTGCACAAGCAGCAGAGCCAGCCCTTACTGGAGCTGCCCATGGGCTACAAAGAGAAGGAGCTGACGGCCGAGATGATGCAGAAACGCGAGGAGCGCGCGCGCAAGAGACGCCTGCAGGCCGCCAAGAAAGCCGAGGAGAACAAGAACCAGACCATCGAGAGACTGACCAAGACCAGCAAGGCCAAGATCAAGAGCCTGAAGGAGCGCAGGTCCAAGCAGGCTCAGCTGCCCACGGTGAGGTACAGCAGCACGGCTGCGGGCGCCGCCGTCTCGTACCCGGCCGGGATCCCGCCCCGCCGCCTCCGGCCCCGCCGCCTCCCCCCGCCCCGCTCGGCTGCGGCGTCTCCGGCTGCTCCAACCTCAAGAAGTACCGCTGCTCCAGGACCGGGACGCCGCTCTGCAGCCTGGAGTGCTACAGGAAGAACCTGGCGCCGGTGCAGGAAGTGGCTTGAAACGCGAGTCTTTGAGTAAAATCGTGCTAACTTTTATTCTGTGCGTTCAAAGTGCGATTTAAGAAAACGCAAGCGGCAGCGCTTTACGGTACGGTTCTGTTTGGTAATACTGGGCTTTCtgaagtacacacacacacacacacacacacacacacgcatgtatgtgtgtgtgtgcgtgcatataAGCTCTGATACAAAAGCCTCTTTTAAAACGAGCATTTGTATCaggtgtaatataaatataaagatacaTGCATACGTTTGAAATGCGTGTTAATGTTGAGCTAATATGAACTAATTTGACTTGTTGTGAAGCGTTGACCGAATTCAGTCCCACGTGACGGCTCATCGTGAAGATTACGTTTCTGCGCGCAAAAATAGCTTTCGAGGGACAACATAAATCGCTCTGTAAAAACTGAAACGTACGTGTAATATCTCATAACTCATTCATTCTGCTCGTTTAACGAGTGAGGCTCGTTAAaacataaaaggttttttatttttgtgagaaGTCTGAAATAAAGAACCTCTTGCGAaccttgtatttattttatgaccGGATTCATAAAAGTGTCGCTTTTTACGGCAATTATCAATCCAGGTCGACGtaagtttataaaataatatcgctgttagtttttttcaaaatgcaacaACTAATGTTAATGAACACATCTTGACCGGTTTAAAATGTAACGCAAATTATTTACAAAGAATTAATTAATCGTGAAAAtgaatttgtttaaatggttaaaaccACTTTGAATTCAAGCCATTTCTCTGTAaatgattttgtaaaaaaaaaacattgcactgaatttgaatataaaaatgttttccattcTTGTTTACGTCTTATGAAATAACCcagacatatttttgtaaagaagactgaaataaaagaCCAGCGGAAATAAATCtgccttcatttatttaataaacggATGAACGATGCATTGCAAACTTTTAACTTCAACACCTTcgataaaatacaaaactattttCATATCACAAACTTCAAAAGTGTCGTTAAGGCTTTGGTTTAGAAAACATCATTTCACTTGATCCAGCAAGGAAAGGTCGAGTGAAAGCACGTCATGAGCGGGGTTTCTCTGCGGAGAGCGTTCATGAATCTGTAGCTTGAGCTCGTCGTGGTGTGAGGTCTTTTATCGTCCCGTTCATCTGCTGCTTCGTTAGCTCATTGCTACAGACAACATCTGAGTAAGACGAGGGTGGTGGTTTTATCTTAAAGGAATGCTTAAACCAGAAATGAAAGTCTGCATGAAATGCGCCATCCGAGATGAAGAGGAGTCTGGTTCGGAGAACTTCAGCCTCATTTGCTCAgaggtgaatgggtgccgtcagaatgagagctgataaaaacatcgcgGCAATCAAACCAACcaagctgcatgtttgcaagAAACAAGATGTTATTAACTGACGCTTCTGACAAAAATCTACATACCAATATTCAGCACAGGCATCTGTTTAGTTCAGCTTTGGAGCGTTTTCGCTTTCAGACACGTTTCTGTCTCGAGTCACTGACTGGTGGATCATCGAGAtgttttgacggcacccattcgacTCATCTCTACATCTCAGGTGACATCTACATACGCTTTGACCGTTGGCTCCGTCGGGGTCTTCGGCGGACCGGCGCTACACGGCCAAGCCGAACGACAGCCGGAAAGCCATCTCCACGGGGACCTCGGCCACGGAGTCGTGGAAGCACACGTAAAACTCTTGAGGAACGGGCTCGAGAAGCATCCGCCTGGAGCAGAGGGGAGAAAACGTCACACCGTTGAGGCTCCGGGGCGTTAAAGAAGCTCCCGACGGCCAGAGCACGTACCCTATAACCCAGTAGGTCATGGTGGGCGCCGGTTTCTTCTGATCGGTCCAGTTCTCCGGCTTGCACTGAAACAGAACGCCGTGTTCTTTGACCGGACCCAGGCCTCGAGTGCTCTGCGGCCGCTCCGAGCCTCTGCGCTCCtgaaacacattcacacaggcCACCGTCACAGTTAACTCCATATCTTCTGCCACCGTTTAATAGACTGGTTGGAACGCAATCGTTTAGCAGACGCTTTCATCCAGAGCGAATTACGGAAGCAATCAAAACTAAACCGCTATAACAAGTCTGACTTGGATTAAAGCAGCGCACCccggttttattattattattattattattatataataaagaaTAGCATTAGAATACACAG is drawn from Puntigrus tetrazona isolate hp1 chromosome 7, ASM1883169v1, whole genome shotgun sequence and contains these coding sequences:
- the ino80b gene encoding LOW QUALITY PROTEIN: INO80 complex subunit B (The sequence of the model RefSeq protein was modified relative to this genomic sequence to represent the inferred CDS: inserted 1 base in 1 codon); this encodes MGKRKDMIHPRFLAASGDDYGVHKKKHKKHKKHKKKHHRDDGHSFSSEALESDSGMMLLKPPQLKLKIKLGGQTLGTKSVPTFTVIPDSLRSVSPLNVESDDDEEDDNNDDDEEDSDDDAPSEGVPIEQYRAWLDEDSNLDPSPVPDVDADSLLGGPMDEEERWLDALEKGELDDNGELKKEIDESLLTARQKALLHKQQSQPLLELPMGYKEKELTAEMMQKREERARKRRLQAAKKAEENKNQTIERLTKTSKAKIKSLKERRSKQAQLPTVRYSSTAAGAAVSYPAGIPPXPPPAPPPPPAPLGCGVSGCSNLKKYRCSRTGTPLCSLECYRKNLAPVQEVA